Proteins from a genomic interval of Acomys russatus chromosome 19, mAcoRus1.1, whole genome shotgun sequence:
- the Foxa3 gene encoding hepatocyte nuclear factor 3-gamma, translated as MLGSVKMEAHDLAEWSYYPEAGEVYSPVSPVPTMAPLNSYMTLNPLSSPYPPGGLQASPLPTGPLAPPAPTAPLGPTFPGLGAGGSGGSTSSVYGGAPGPGGLVHGKEMAKGYRRPLAHAKPPYSYISLITMAIQQAPGKMLTLSEIYQWIMDLFPYYRENQQRWQNSIRHSLSFNDCFVKVARSPDKPGKGSYWALHPSSGNMFENGCYLRRQKRFKLEEKVKKGTGAASAARNGTAATSAATAAATVVPSPAQPQSSEPEAQAGEDVGSLDCASPPSSTPYFTGLELPGELKLDAPYNFNHPFSINNLMSEQTPAPSKLDVGFGGYGADSGEPGGYYQSLYSRSLLNAS; from the exons ATGCTGGGTTCGGTGAAGATGGAGGCCCATGACCTGGCCGAATGGAGCTACTACCCGGAGGCGGGCGAG GTGTACTCTCCAGTGAGTCCTGTGCCCACCATGGCCCCTCTCAACTCCTACATGACCTTGAACCCGCTCAGCTCTCCCTACCCTCCCGGAGGGCTTCAGGCCTCCCCACTGCCTACAGGACCCCTggcacccccagcccccacagcacCCCTGGGGCCCACCTTCCCAGGCCTGGGTGCTGGTGGCAGCGGTGGAAGCACTAGTTCCGTGTACGGAGGAGCCCCAGGACCTGGCGGGCTGGTTCACGGAAAAGAAATGGCGAAGGGGTACCGGCGGCCACTGGCCCACGCCAAGCCCCCGTATTCCTACATCTCTCTTATCACCATGGCCATCCAGCAGGCGCCAGGGAAGATGCTGACCCTGAGCGAGATCTACCAATGGATCATGGACCTCTTCCCGTACTACCGGGAGAACCAGCAACGTTGGCAGAACTCCATCCGGCACTCGCTGTCCTTCAACGACTGCTTCGTCAAGGTGGCCCGCTCCCCGGACAAGCCCGGCAAAGGCTCCTACTGGGCCCTGCATCCCAGCTCCGGGAACATGTTTGAGAACGGCTGCTATCTCCGCCGCCAGAAGCGCTTCAAGTTGGAGGAGAAGGTGAAGAAAGGGACGGGCGCCGCCTCTGCAGCCAGGAATGGTACGGCGGCCACCTCTGCAGCCACTGCGGCTGCCACGGTAGTCCCCTCCCCGGCTCAGCCCCAGTCTTCTGAGCCTGAGGCTCAGGCTGGGGAAGATGTGGGGAGTCTCGACTGCGCCTCACCCCCTTCCTCCACACCGTatttcactggcctggagctcccggGGGAACTGAAGCTGGACGCACCCTACAACTTCAACCACCCTTTCTCTATTAACAACCTGATGTCGGAACAGACACCAGCCCCTTCCAAACTGGACGTGGGGTTTGGGGGCTACGGCGCCGATAGTGGGGAGCCTGGAGGCTACTACCAGAGCCTCTATTCCCGCTCTCTGCTTAATGCATCCTAG
- the Irf2bp1 gene encoding interferon regulatory factor 2-binding protein 1, producing MASVQASRRQWCYLCDLPKMPWAMVWDFSEAVCRGCVNFEGADRIELLIDAARQLKRSHVLPEGRSPGPPALKHPTSKDLASTGSQSSQLPPPQAQAQPSGTGGSVSGPDRYDRAASSSRLALPSPALEYTLGSRLANGLGRDEAVAEGARRALLGSIPSLMPPGLLAAAVSGLGGRALTLAPGLSPARPLFGSDFEKEKQQRNADCLAELNEAMRGRAEEWHGRPKAVREQLLALSACAPFNVRFKKDHGLVGRVFAFDATARPPGYEFELKLFTEYPCGSGNVYAGVLAVARQMFHDALREPGKALASSGFKYLEYERRHGSGEWRQLGELLTDGVRSFREPAPAEALPQQYPEPAPAALCGPPPRAPSRNLAPTPRRRKASPEPEGETAGKMTTEEQQQRHWVAPGGPYSSEAPGVPSPIAALKNVAEALGHSPKDPGGGGGPVRAGGASPAASSTTQAPTQHRLVARNGEAEVSPTAGAEAVSGGGSGTGATPGAPLCCTLCRERLEDTHFVQCPSVPGHKFCFPCSREFIKAQGPAGEVYCPSGDKCPLVGSSVPWAFMQGEIATILAGDIKVKKERDP from the coding sequence ATGGCGTCCGTGCAAGCGTCCCGCCGCCAGTGGTGCTACCTGTGCGACCTGCCCAAGATGCCGTGGGCCATGGTGTGGGACTTCAGCGAGGCCGTGTGCCGCGGCTGCGTGAATTTCGAGGGCGCGGACCGCATCGAGCTGCTCATAGACGCCGCCCGCCAGCTCAAGCGCAGCCACGTGCTCCCGGAGGGCCGCTCGCCGGGACCCCCGGCCCTCAAGCACCCGACCTCCAAGGACCTGGCCTCCACGGGCTCCCAGAGCTCCCAGTTGCCACCCCCGCAGGCCCAGGCGCAGCCATCGGGGACCGGAGGGAGCGTCTCGGGCCCGGACCGCTATGACAGGGCTGCATCGTCCAGCCGCCTGGCGTTGCCTTCGCCGGCTTTGGAGTACACCCTGGGGTCCCGTCTGGCCAACGGGCTGGGCCGCGACGAGGCCGTGGCGGAAGGGGCACGCAGGGCTTTGCTTGGCTCTATCCCCAGCTTGATGCCCCCGGGGCTGTTGGCAGCTGCAGTGTCTGGCCTGGGAGGCCGAGCCCTGACGCTGGCCCCTGGCTTAAGCCCCGCTCGTCCGCTCTTCGGCTCCGATTTCGAGAAGGAGAAGCAACAGAGGAACGCGGACTGTCTGGCAGAACTGAACGAGGCCATGCGGGGCCGGGCGGAGGAGTGGCATGGGCGTCCCAAGGCTGTGCGGGAGCAGCTGCTGGCGCTGTCCGCCTGCGCCCCTTTCAATGTCCGCTTCAAGAAGGACCACGGGCTGGTGGGAAGGGTGTTCGCCTTTGATGCCACGGCCCGCCCCCCTGGCTATGAGTTTGAGCTGAAGCTCTTCACCGAATACCCCTGCGGTTCTGGCAACGTGTACGCCGGGGTCCTCGCAGTGGCCCGGCAGATGTTTCACGATGCTCTTCGAGAGCCCGGGAAGGCCCTGGCCTCCTCCGGCTTCAAGTACCTCGAATACGAACGCCGCCACGGTTCAGGGGAATGGCGCCAGCTGGGAGAGCTGCTTACCGATGGGGTCCGAAGCTTCCGAGAGCCTGCCCCTGCAGAGGCCCTGCCCCAGCAGTACCCAGAACCGGCCCCTGCTGCTCTGTGTGGCCCACCACCGCGAGCCCCGTCCCGGAACCTGGCGCCCACGCCACGCCGTCGCAAGGCATCCCCCGAGCCCGAGGGTGAGACGGCTGGGAAGATGACCACGGAGGAACAGCAACAGCGGCACTGGGTGGCACCAGGTGGTCCTTACTCTTCAGAGGCTCCTGGGGTGCCCTCACCTATTGCTGCCCTCAAGAATGTGGCCGAGGCCCTGGGCCACTCACCCAAGGAccctggtgggggtggaggcccTGTGCGCGCAGGGGGCGCTAGCCCCGCCGCTTCCTCCACGACCCAAGCACCAACACAGCATCGCCTAGTCGCCCGCAACGGAGAGGCAGAAGTCAGCCCCACAGCCGGGGCTGAAGCTGTCAGCGGGGGTGGTAGCGGCACAGGGGCGACCCCTGGAGCCCCCTTGTGCTGTACCCTGTGCAGAGAGAGGCTGGAAGACACCCACTTCGTGCAGTGTCCCTCGGTCCCCGGACACAAGTTCTGTTTTCCTTGCTCCCGAGAGTTCATCAAGGCGCAGGGCCCAGCCGGAGAGGTGTACTGCCCCAGTGGAGACAAATGTCCGCTGGTGGGTTCCTCTGTCCCCTGGGCCTTCATGCAGGGCGAGATCGCTACAATCCTTGCTGGAGACATCAAGGTCAAGAAAGAAAGGGACCCGTAG